The Staphylococcus sp. KG4-3 genome has a window encoding:
- a CDS encoding thiolase family protein: MRDAYIVAYGRSAAGKAKNGAMAHERPDEVAAKVLKGVLERVGGSFEPSMVEDVIVGNSFPEGLQGQNIARTIALLAGMPNEVPGQTVNRYCSSGLQTIAHAANQIIADQADVLVAGGIELMSAVPMGGNEPTNNPILQDEDSGVSYPMGLTAEMVAETYNVSREDQDAYAVQSHQRAAAAQQSGKFEDEIIPIEVNKVTYDQNGPVISKEVFKDDELIRPDTNKEALAKLRTVFKADGTVTAGQSAPLTDGSGFVVVMSGEKVKELGVKPIARFVGFKAVGVDPKLMGIGPAYAIPEVLKQADLDVSDIDLVELNEAFASQTLASMREVGLETDKTNVNGGAIALGHPLGATGAMLVGRLLSEMKKRPDTKYGMVTMCIGVGMGAAGIFEYIR; encoded by the coding sequence ATGCGAGATGCATATATTGTTGCTTATGGACGTTCAGCAGCTGGTAAAGCAAAAAATGGTGCAATGGCTCATGAAAGACCAGATGAGGTTGCCGCTAAAGTATTAAAAGGTGTATTAGAAAGGGTTGGAGGTTCATTTGAGCCAAGCATGGTAGAAGATGTGATTGTTGGTAATTCATTCCCAGAAGGTTTACAAGGTCAGAATATTGCAAGAACAATTGCGTTACTTGCAGGTATGCCAAATGAAGTTCCAGGACAAACGGTGAATCGCTATTGTTCTTCAGGACTTCAAACGATTGCACATGCGGCAAACCAAATTATTGCTGACCAAGCAGATGTCCTTGTTGCTGGTGGTATTGAGCTGATGAGTGCAGTGCCAATGGGTGGTAATGAACCGACGAATAATCCAATACTTCAAGATGAAGATTCTGGTGTTTCTTATCCTATGGGATTGACTGCAGAAATGGTAGCTGAAACATATAATGTTTCGAGAGAGGACCAAGATGCATATGCTGTGCAAAGTCATCAACGAGCAGCAGCAGCACAGCAATCAGGAAAATTTGAAGATGAAATTATTCCTATAGAAGTTAATAAGGTGACTTATGATCAAAATGGTCCAGTTATTAGCAAAGAAGTGTTTAAAGATGACGAATTGATTAGACCCGACACAAATAAAGAAGCGCTTGCTAAGCTACGCACGGTATTTAAGGCTGACGGCACAGTGACTGCAGGGCAATCCGCACCATTAACAGATGGTTCTGGATTTGTAGTTGTCATGTCTGGAGAAAAAGTTAAAGAATTAGGTGTTAAACCAATTGCGCGTTTTGTAGGATTTAAAGCTGTTGGTGTAGACCCTAAATTAATGGGGATTGGACCAGCATATGCCATTCCTGAAGTGTTAAAACAAGCTGACTTGGATGTTAGCGATATAGATTTAGTAGAATTAAATGAAGCTTTTGCATCTCAAACCTTAGCATCTATGAGAGAAGTTGGATTAGAGACTGACAAGACGAATGTTAATGGTGGTGCAATTGCATTAGGACATCCACTAGGTGCGACTGGTGCCATGCTAGTAGGGAGATTGTTATCAGAAATGAAGAAAAGACCTGATACAAAGTACGGTATGGTAACGATGTGTATAGGCGTCGGCATGGGCGCTGCAGGTATCTTCGAATATATAAGGTAA
- a CDS encoding assimilatory sulfite reductase (NADPH) flavoprotein subunit: MQLNQTNTPFNKEQLALINQLLPMLSTEQQHWLSGYLINPNASEPEDDISAAQEPNTTDNTGHETNDTTSVVNSAEPIDVNILYGTETGNAEEIAETFEGKLKEHNFNAHFWDMDDFPKETLTEVEHLFIICSTQGVGEPPINALDLYDYLHSDEAPQLDTVNFAVLALGDQDFPDFCQAGKDFDHILDELGANRIADRVDCDFDFEETAEQWISNMLELLSQTSSNMATIDEDDETVTIDEPEVPFSRSNPFQAEVLTNKVLTQPEASREVRHLELSLEGYSETYEPGDSLVVMPHNDLTLVSNLISALGWDADTNIQLSDNNTSRSLKDVLLYDFEISKLTPGLLQNAAELFGNPMLNANIQKSEWIQNYIYGRDVIDLIQDFTPVSLEPQMLPQLLRKLPPREYSIASSNQVNPSSVDITVRVVKYEAHRRERFGVCSVQLAERTPIGEKLPVYLKKNPNFKFPYEADTPVIMIGAGTGIAPYRAYLQERAHLGLKGAQWLIFGNQNYQHDFLYQSDLESWLNEGVLSKLDLAFSRETENKIYVQHRIEENSAEFYQWITQGAIIYLCGNKDEMASGVHQSLINILKREGNYNQADAEDYLTEMIKHQRYQRDVY; the protein is encoded by the coding sequence TTGCAACTTAATCAGACCAACACCCCTTTTAACAAGGAGCAATTGGCTCTCATAAATCAACTACTACCAATGCTTTCGACAGAACAGCAACATTGGTTAAGTGGTTATCTTATCAATCCAAATGCGTCAGAGCCTGAAGACGACATTTCAGCAGCACAAGAACCTAACACCACAGACAATACAGGGCATGAAACAAATGATACAACATCTGTAGTAAATTCAGCGGAACCTATAGACGTTAATATATTATATGGTACAGAAACAGGTAACGCTGAAGAAATTGCCGAAACATTTGAAGGTAAGTTGAAAGAACATAATTTTAATGCACATTTTTGGGATATGGATGATTTCCCTAAAGAAACCTTAACCGAAGTTGAACATCTCTTTATCATTTGTTCAACACAAGGTGTGGGTGAACCCCCTATTAATGCTTTAGATTTATATGACTACCTTCATAGCGATGAGGCACCACAGCTAGATACTGTCAACTTTGCAGTCTTAGCACTTGGTGATCAAGACTTTCCAGATTTTTGTCAGGCCGGCAAAGACTTCGATCATATTCTAGATGAACTTGGTGCAAATAGAATAGCTGACCGCGTAGATTGTGATTTTGACTTTGAAGAAACTGCCGAGCAATGGATTTCAAATATGCTTGAATTGCTTTCTCAAACGTCATCGAATATGGCTACTATTGATGAAGATGATGAAACTGTTACTATAGATGAACCTGAAGTACCATTTTCTCGATCAAATCCTTTTCAAGCAGAAGTTTTAACAAATAAAGTACTCACACAACCAGAAGCTTCTCGTGAAGTACGTCACTTAGAATTATCACTTGAAGGTTACTCTGAAACATACGAACCTGGAGACAGCTTGGTCGTTATGCCACACAATGACTTAACATTGGTTTCAAATTTAATCTCGGCATTAGGTTGGGATGCCGATACTAATATTCAACTTAGCGACAACAATACCTCACGCTCACTTAAAGATGTGTTGCTATATGATTTTGAAATTTCTAAATTAACTCCCGGTCTCTTGCAAAACGCGGCAGAATTATTTGGTAACCCAATGTTAAATGCAAATATCCAAAAATCAGAATGGATTCAGAATTATATATATGGTAGAGATGTGATTGATTTAATTCAAGACTTCACACCCGTATCTTTAGAACCTCAAATGCTGCCACAACTATTAAGAAAATTACCACCAAGGGAGTATTCTATAGCGAGTAGCAATCAGGTCAACCCTTCCAGTGTCGATATTACAGTTCGTGTTGTTAAGTACGAAGCACATCGTCGTGAGCGTTTTGGTGTTTGTTCTGTACAACTAGCAGAACGGACGCCTATAGGAGAGAAATTACCTGTATACCTTAAAAAGAATCCAAATTTCAAGTTTCCTTATGAAGCCGATACACCAGTAATTATGATCGGAGCTGGAACTGGAATAGCGCCATACCGAGCTTACCTTCAAGAAAGAGCTCACTTAGGTCTAAAAGGAGCACAATGGCTCATCTTCGGTAATCAAAATTATCAACACGACTTCCTCTATCAAAGTGATTTAGAGAGCTGGCTTAATGAAGGCGTATTAAGTAAATTAGATTTAGCTTTTTCAAGAGAGACAGAAAATAAAATTTATGTTCAACATCGCATTGAGGAAAATAGTGCTGAATTTTACCAATGGATTACTCAAGGCGCCATCATTTATCTTTGTGGTAATAAAGACGAGATGGCAAGTGGCGTCCATCAATCATTGATTAACATTCTTAAGAGAGAAGGTAATTACAACCAAGCAGATGCTGAGGACTATTTGACAGAAATGATAAAACATCAACGTTACCAACGTGACGTATATTAA
- a CDS encoding LytTR family DNA-binding domain-containing protein, producing MDLEIIHDNDLPKGKVIIQSHKHTEQLPEIIAFIKQLSQNKLFPGKYQGDIYYIKHQDIISFRIENKVLTIITSDHQYTSTQRLYEVKSQISMQFLQISKSEIININYIDHLKLNKNGTIEVRFTNNDFTYSSRRYLPFIKEALKL from the coding sequence ATGGATTTAGAAATAATTCACGATAATGATTTACCCAAAGGCAAGGTTATTATTCAAAGTCACAAACATACTGAACAATTACCAGAAATTATCGCTTTTATAAAACAACTGTCTCAAAACAAATTATTTCCCGGAAAATATCAAGGCGATATTTACTATATCAAACATCAAGATATTATTAGTTTTCGTATAGAGAATAAAGTTTTAACGATTATAACGTCAGACCATCAATACACCAGTACTCAACGTTTATATGAAGTAAAATCACAAATTAGCATGCAATTTCTACAGATTTCGAAATCTGAAATAATTAATATTAACTATATCGATCATTTAAAACTTAATAAAAATGGTACTATCGAGGTTCGTTTTACAAATAATGATTTCACATACTCTTCAAGAAGATATTTGCCATTTATCAAGGAGGCTTTAAAACTATGA
- a CDS encoding cyclase family protein, translating to MSYPLWKQLEQLKSSTWVDLTHTFDETIPCFSEFERAKVSTLFNVPDDGFYVQNWDIVSQYGTHIDAPIHFVENTRYLHELNLKELALPLVVLDFSQDVAENADFILTRWHIEQWEAEHGTIESETFVAFRSDWSKRWPNIEAFENKDSEGNQHLPGWGLDALKYLLEERKVKAIGHETFDTDASVDIAKNGDIIGERYVLGQDTYQVELLTNLDQLPNRGAIIYAISPKPKDAPGFPVRAFAIKP from the coding sequence ATGAGTTATCCTTTATGGAAGCAATTAGAACAATTAAAATCATCAACGTGGGTCGACCTGACCCACACCTTTGATGAGACTATTCCTTGTTTCAGTGAATTTGAACGTGCCAAAGTTTCAACACTTTTCAATGTTCCAGATGATGGCTTTTATGTTCAAAACTGGGATATTGTAAGTCAGTATGGGACACATATCGACGCTCCTATTCACTTTGTAGAAAATACACGTTATTTGCATGAATTAAATTTAAAAGAATTGGCCCTACCACTTGTAGTTTTAGATTTTTCACAAGATGTAGCGGAAAATGCAGATTTTATTTTAACACGTTGGCACATTGAACAATGGGAAGCTGAGCACGGCACAATTGAATCTGAAACATTTGTTGCCTTTCGCAGTGATTGGTCAAAACGTTGGCCAAATATCGAAGCGTTTGAAAATAAAGACTCCGAGGGCAACCAACATTTACCAGGTTGGGGACTAGATGCTTTGAAGTATTTACTTGAAGAACGTAAAGTTAAAGCGATTGGTCATGAAACTTTCGATACAGATGCCTCAGTAGATATTGCAAAAAATGGTGACATCATAGGTGAACGTTACGTGTTAGGTCAAGACACCTACCAAGTTGAGCTACTAACCAATTTAGATCAGTTACCTAATCGAGGGGCAATCATTTATGCTATTAGTCCCAAACCAAAAGATGCACCAGGGTTTCCTGTTCGTGCATTCGCGATAAAACCTTAA
- a CDS encoding DUF3021 domain-containing protein: MKRLFRGATIGIAIGIIIALIFSAIFARTAFHPVSPVSTMGRFYFQHLNELQIMFISVIIWALIGVSFSFGELIFSSSRKSILFKTSLHFSLMFIIMLPLAILAGWFPLKLSAVLFFIIIYTIIYFIIWTIETKRNQNDINEINAILSNRRNDKNEQR, from the coding sequence ATGAAACGTTTATTTCGCGGTGCAACCATTGGTATTGCCATTGGTATAATAATTGCTTTAATCTTTTCAGCTATTTTTGCTCGAACAGCTTTTCATCCTGTCTCACCCGTATCAACCATGGGGCGCTTTTATTTTCAACATTTAAATGAATTACAAATTATGTTTATTTCAGTTATTATCTGGGCCTTAATTGGTGTTAGTTTCAGTTTTGGCGAACTCATATTTTCAAGTTCTAGAAAATCAATCTTATTTAAAACATCACTTCATTTTAGCCTTATGTTTATCATTATGTTGCCTTTAGCTATACTAGCAGGATGGTTTCCACTTAAATTATCAGCAGTTTTGTTTTTCATTATTATCTATACAATTATCTATTTTATTATTTGGACAATAGAAACGAAGCGTAATCAGAATGATATCAATGAGATTAACGCTATACTATCTAACAGAAGGAATGATAAAAATGAACAAAGGTAG
- a CDS encoding DUF4188 domain-containing protein: protein MNKGRYTVLPNESITLFLIGLRVNKWYKIHKWLPVLLAMPPMLNELLKNKSLGCLSYEMFFKYRGVMIVQYWKSNEQLLFYSKMPKHLKAWHRFAKVLKQNDAVGFYHETYNSGSKQYENIYINMPDFGLGKARDNQVVNKETQSAKQRLYSQG, encoded by the coding sequence ATGAACAAAGGTAGATATACTGTATTACCAAATGAATCTATTACTCTATTCTTAATTGGTCTTCGTGTGAACAAATGGTATAAAATTCATAAATGGTTACCCGTTCTTTTAGCTATGCCACCTATGCTGAATGAATTATTAAAAAATAAGTCTCTTGGCTGCCTATCTTATGAAATGTTTTTTAAATATCGTGGCGTGATGATAGTACAATATTGGAAATCGAATGAACAACTTTTATTTTATTCAAAAATGCCAAAACACTTAAAAGCATGGCATAGATTTGCAAAAGTATTAAAGCAGAATGACGCTGTCGGTTTCTATCATGAGACTTATAATTCAGGATCAAAACAATATGAAAATATTTATATCAACATGCCAGACTTTGGGCTAGGTAAGGCGCGTGATAATCAAGTAGTAAACAAAGAAACACAATCTGCAAAACAAAGACTATACTCTCAAGGATGA